The following are encoded in a window of Solidesulfovibrio magneticus RS-1 genomic DNA:
- the icd gene encoding NADP-dependent isocitrate dehydrogenase codes for MEKTVFWIEGDGIGPDVWKAGRPVLDAAVDKAYGGARKLVWKELLAGEKAFKEVGEYLPQATVEALTTAELAFKGPLGTPVGGGFRSLNVTLRQVLDLYACIRPIRYFQGIESPVKRPDLVDMIIFRENTEDVYAGIEYATGTPEAKRLIAFLRDELGAKVDETAGIGIKPITPAGSKRLVRKAIQHAVDHKKPSVTLVHKGNIMKYTEGAFRAFGYEVAAQEFAAQCMTEQDAAAGGTKPIVVKDRIADNMFQVALMRPQDYSVIATTNLNGDYISDALAAQVGGLGLAPGVNMSEKLAFFEPTHGTAPGIAGKDKANPGSLILSGAMLLEHLGWHEAAKLIHDSMDKTISEKKVTVDLADQIPGATTIGCAAFGELLAKNL; via the coding sequence ATGGAAAAGACGGTATTTTGGATCGAGGGCGACGGCATCGGCCCGGACGTGTGGAAGGCCGGGCGGCCGGTTCTCGACGCCGCCGTGGACAAGGCTTACGGCGGAGCCCGAAAGCTCGTGTGGAAGGAACTGCTCGCCGGTGAGAAGGCCTTCAAGGAAGTCGGGGAATACCTGCCCCAGGCCACCGTCGAGGCCCTGACCACGGCCGAGCTGGCCTTCAAGGGACCGCTGGGCACGCCGGTCGGCGGCGGTTTCCGCAGCTTAAACGTCACCCTGCGCCAGGTGCTCGACCTCTACGCCTGCATCCGGCCCATCCGCTATTTCCAGGGCATCGAATCGCCGGTCAAGCGCCCGGATCTCGTGGACATGATCATCTTCCGTGAGAACACCGAGGACGTCTACGCCGGCATCGAGTACGCCACCGGCACGCCCGAGGCCAAGCGGCTCATCGCGTTCCTGCGCGACGAACTCGGAGCCAAGGTGGACGAGACCGCCGGCATCGGCATCAAGCCCATCACCCCGGCCGGCTCCAAGCGGCTGGTGCGCAAGGCCATCCAGCACGCCGTGGACCACAAAAAGCCCAGCGTCACCCTGGTCCACAAGGGCAACATCATGAAATACACCGAAGGCGCGTTCCGGGCCTTCGGCTACGAAGTGGCCGCCCAGGAATTCGCCGCCCAGTGCATGACCGAGCAGGACGCGGCGGCCGGCGGGACCAAGCCCATCGTGGTGAAAGACCGCATCGCCGACAACATGTTCCAGGTGGCGCTCATGCGGCCCCAGGATTATTCCGTCATCGCCACCACGAATTTAAACGGCGACTACATCTCCGACGCCCTGGCCGCCCAGGTCGGCGGGCTGGGCCTGGCTCCGGGCGTCAACATGTCCGAGAAGCTGGCCTTTTTCGAGCCCACCCACGGCACCGCCCCGGGCATCGCCGGCAAGGACAAGGCCAACCCCGGCAGCCTGATCCTGAGCGGCGCCATGCTGCTGGAGCACCTCGGCTGGCACGAGGCCGCCAAACTCATCCATGACTCCATGGACAAGACCATCTCCGAGAAAAAGGTCACCGTGGATCTGGCCGACCAGATTCCGGGCGCGACCACCATCGGCTGCGCCGCCTTTGGCGAACTGCTGGCCAAAAACCTGTAG
- a CDS encoding murein hydrolase activator EnvC family protein, which yields MRILKPFKKSGKTGPAFWLLALGLLASPVVVAGFAGYQLFLKDAEKPQVTLSPQAEAASLKRPFVVTASDDQSGIRSLTVTVAQGQRRADVLRRVYDPPRDQVSERFSLEHSELRGGAFEIQIAAHDGSHANLGAGNAARVNKRMLLDPVPPTIKALTPAHYMRQGGAGLVVYEVNKDVARSGVMVGDRFFPGYKQKSGQYACLFAFPSDLDAEAYKPRLFVEDAAGNEKTGFFVNMAIKRRFREERVEITDDFLAARLPAFAGLFPQERDPVERFKKLNTELRRQNAAFIGSLSAKSGPEPLWDGGFIYLPRSVVRGSFGADRIYTYKGQEIGRELSDGIGLASVPGAQVPAANAGDVVFAGPLGVYGNTVVMDHGLSLLTVYANLGSIAVKVGDVLKKGELVGTTGTTGLTPGDQVHFAVYLSGQPVIPIEWWDGHWIEDNVTAKLRRYAAETPQP from the coding sequence ATGCGCATTTTAAAGCCGTTTAAAAAAAGCGGAAAAACGGGGCCGGCCTTCTGGCTCCTGGCCTTGGGACTCCTGGCCTCGCCGGTCGTCGTCGCCGGGTTCGCCGGCTATCAGCTGTTCCTCAAGGACGCCGAAAAGCCGCAAGTGACGCTTTCGCCCCAGGCCGAGGCCGCCTCGCTCAAGCGTCCCTTCGTGGTCACCGCCTCCGACGACCAGTCCGGCATCCGGTCGCTCACCGTCACCGTGGCCCAGGGCCAGCGCCGGGCCGACGTGCTGCGCCGGGTCTACGATCCGCCCCGCGACCAGGTCAGCGAACGCTTCAGCCTGGAGCATTCGGAACTGCGCGGCGGGGCCTTCGAAATCCAGATCGCCGCCCACGACGGCTCCCACGCCAACCTCGGGGCCGGCAACGCCGCCCGGGTCAACAAGCGGATGCTGCTTGACCCCGTGCCGCCCACCATCAAGGCCTTGACCCCGGCGCACTACATGCGCCAGGGCGGAGCCGGGCTGGTCGTCTATGAAGTAAATAAAGACGTGGCGCGCAGCGGCGTGATGGTGGGGGATCGGTTCTTTCCGGGCTACAAGCAAAAAAGCGGCCAATATGCCTGCCTGTTCGCCTTCCCCAGCGACCTCGATGCCGAGGCCTACAAGCCCAGGCTCTTTGTGGAGGACGCCGCCGGCAACGAAAAAACCGGATTTTTCGTCAATATGGCCATCAAACGGCGGTTTCGCGAGGAGCGGGTGGAGATCACCGACGATTTCCTGGCCGCCCGGCTGCCGGCCTTCGCCGGACTGTTTCCCCAGGAGCGCGATCCGGTGGAACGATTTAAAAAGTTAAACACCGAGTTGCGCCGGCAAAACGCCGCTTTCATCGGGTCGCTGTCGGCCAAGTCCGGCCCCGAGCCCTTGTGGGACGGCGGCTTCATCTACCTGCCCCGGTCCGTGGTGCGCGGGTCCTTCGGGGCCGACCGCATCTATACCTACAAGGGCCAGGAGATCGGCCGTGAATTAAGCGACGGCATCGGCCTGGCGTCGGTTCCGGGAGCGCAAGTCCCGGCCGCCAACGCCGGGGACGTGGTCTTTGCCGGGCCTCTGGGCGTCTACGGCAACACCGTGGTCATGGACCACGGCCTGAGCCTTCTGACGGTCTACGCCAACCTCGGCTCCATCGCCGTCAAGGTCGGCGACGTGCTCAAAAAGGGCGAACTCGTGGGCACGACCGGAACCACGGGCCTGACCCCGGGCGATCAGGTGCATTTTGCGGTCTACCTCTCGGGCCAGCCCGTCATTCCCATCGAATGGTGGGACGGGCATTGGATCGAGGACAACGTGACCGCCAAACTGCGGCGCTACGCCGCCGAGACCCCGCAGCCGTAA
- a CDS encoding 3D domain-containing protein, whose protein sequence is MADDEKTTTATPPIKGGLCMAAATAALAVSALALTQAGDWLRRATGELRHETVLMAQDAAMARSEAAMAAGLFAIDPEERRRLRLTATAYCPECLDDDGPQLSASGAPVRAGRTVAVSRDLRRLLGRKVYIEGVGVRVVEDLMHPRHAGRLDLCLPNKRQAVDFGVQTLEVVILD, encoded by the coding sequence ATGGCTGACGACGAAAAAACGACCACCGCAACGCCGCCCATCAAGGGGGGCCTTTGCATGGCGGCGGCCACGGCCGCCCTGGCCGTGTCGGCCCTGGCGCTCACCCAGGCCGGCGACTGGCTGCGCCGGGCCACGGGCGAGCTGCGCCACGAAACCGTGCTCATGGCCCAGGACGCGGCCATGGCCCGGTCCGAGGCGGCCATGGCCGCCGGACTTTTCGCCATCGATCCCGAGGAGCGCCGCCGGCTGCGCCTGACGGCCACGGCCTACTGCCCGGAATGCCTCGACGACGACGGGCCGCAGCTTTCGGCCTCGGGCGCGCCGGTGCGGGCCGGGCGCACGGTCGCCGTCTCCCGCGACCTGCGTCGGCTCCTGGGTCGCAAGGTCTATATCGAAGGCGTGGGCGTGCGGGTGGTGGAAGACCTCATGCACCCCCGCCATGCCGGCCGGTTGGATCTGTGCCTGCCCAACAAACGCCAGGCCGTGGATTTCGGCGTGCAAACCCTCGAAGTGGTGATCCTCGACTGA
- a CDS encoding sugar transferase encodes MPFASRQGAITWLRALDLALAALSLVVAAAVSTAFSPETASAAHLHLDPGSLGLLLGVLAATLVIFPFFGVYTETALYDRRLAVKQVVKSVTGVVMALLLGAAALRPPLATPVFLAAFWLMAALGCVASRLALRRLLFMGEAQGLLRRRVLVAGTGERAQEIAREMLAHPEQGRRFMGFVADGWEVAPAGSQPEAAHLVCRFDDLADYLREHVVDEVVICLPLAQLSRLGTGLVTACEAQGVTATVVARLFDLNNPGSRPGSHGGEVVATLSSSLADERERILKRFLDVSVSLTALVALSPLLALTWALVRLTSPGPAIFAQERVGLGKRRFMFYKFRTMVENAPDMQEALEAQNEMDGALFKIKNDPRVTPLGRLLRRTSIDELPQLINVLRGDMSLVGPRPLPLRDVERIEKTWPRRRFGVKPGITCLWQISGRNATSFERMMELDIEYVDTWSVALDLKILLRTIPVVCSMRGAY; translated from the coding sequence TTGCCCTTCGCCTCAAGACAGGGAGCCATCACCTGGCTTCGCGCCCTTGACCTGGCCCTGGCCGCGCTGTCGCTTGTTGTCGCGGCGGCGGTCTCCACGGCCTTTTCCCCGGAAACGGCCAGCGCCGCCCATCTGCACCTGGACCCGGGAAGCCTTGGCCTGCTGCTTGGCGTCCTGGCCGCCACGTTGGTCATTTTTCCGTTTTTCGGCGTCTATACCGAGACCGCCCTGTATGACCGCCGCCTGGCCGTCAAACAGGTGGTCAAGTCCGTCACCGGCGTGGTCATGGCCTTGCTTTTAGGCGCGGCCGCCCTGCGTCCGCCCCTGGCCACGCCGGTTTTCCTGGCCGCTTTTTGGCTGATGGCGGCGCTGGGCTGCGTGGCGTCGCGCCTGGCTCTGCGCCGGCTGCTGTTTATGGGCGAGGCCCAGGGGCTGTTGCGCCGTCGGGTGCTGGTGGCTGGAACCGGGGAGCGGGCCCAGGAGATCGCCCGGGAGATGCTGGCCCATCCCGAACAGGGCCGGCGCTTCATGGGCTTCGTGGCCGACGGCTGGGAAGTAGCTCCAGCCGGCTCCCAGCCCGAGGCGGCGCATTTGGTCTGCCGCTTCGACGATCTGGCTGATTATTTGCGCGAGCATGTGGTGGACGAGGTGGTGATCTGCCTGCCGCTTGCGCAGTTAAGCCGCCTGGGCACGGGGCTGGTCACGGCCTGCGAGGCCCAGGGCGTCACGGCCACGGTGGTGGCGAGGCTTTTTGACCTCAACAACCCCGGCAGCCGGCCGGGCAGCCATGGCGGCGAGGTGGTGGCCACCTTGTCGAGCAGCCTGGCCGACGAACGCGAGCGCATTCTCAAGCGTTTCCTGGACGTGTCCGTGTCGCTGACCGCCCTGGTCGCCCTGTCGCCGCTTCTGGCCCTGACCTGGGCTTTGGTGCGGCTGACTTCGCCTGGTCCGGCCATTTTCGCCCAGGAGCGGGTGGGGCTGGGAAAGCGGCGGTTCATGTTCTACAAGTTCCGCACCATGGTGGAGAACGCCCCGGACATGCAGGAGGCGCTTGAGGCCCAAAACGAGATGGACGGGGCGCTGTTCAAAATCAAAAATGACCCGCGCGTCACGCCTCTGGGCCGGCTGCTGCGGCGCACAAGCATCGACGAACTGCCCCAGCTCATAAACGTCCTTCGCGGTGACATGAGCCTGGTCGGCCCCCGGCCGCTGCCCCTTCGCGACGTGGAGCGCATCGAAAAGACCTGGCCGCGCCGGCGCTTTGGCGTCAAGCCCGGCATCACCTGCCTGTGGCAGATCAGCGGGCGCAATGCCACGAGCTTCGAGCGCATGATGGAGCTGGACATCGAGTACGTGGACACCTGGTCGGTGGCCTTGGACCTCAAGATTTTGCTGCGCACCATTCCGGTGGTGTGCAGCATGCGTGGGGCCTACTGA
- a CDS encoding glycerate kinase type-2 family protein, translating to MRNPLADAEAIFRAGLDRVDPLAMMQRVLTLTGDTLRVTTETECHVYDLARYRRIYVLGMGKASGRMALGLERLLGERITAGVVAVKEGYLETLSRIRLLEAAHPVPDARGEAAAREVLAMAREAGPDDLVIVLVSGGGSAILAAPLDLPGLPLTLADKQAATRALLACGASIHEINCVRKKLSAVKGGRLAAAIAPADCLGLLLSDVVGDDLDVIASGPTVPDSTCGADALAVVERYGVGERIGKNVLAVLSAVADGRAPETPKAGDPVFEHVRTVLIGTNYQALLAARDKAAALGYATLVLTSHLAGESREMANLFLGVAKDIAEYAIPLPRPACLIAGGETTVTLRGPGKGGRNQEMALAFLAGLAGEPRNAEEAVFLAASTDGSDGPTDATGAFASLAILREGQNLGLDARAYLAANDAYHYFEAVGRLLKTGPTNTNVCDVKVLLVP from the coding sequence ATGCGAAATCCCCTTGCCGACGCCGAAGCCATCTTTCGGGCCGGACTCGACCGGGTCGATCCCCTGGCCATGATGCAGCGTGTGTTGACGCTCACGGGCGACACCCTGCGCGTGACCACCGAAACCGAGTGCCACGTCTACGACCTGGCCCGCTACCGGCGCATCTACGTTCTGGGCATGGGCAAGGCCTCGGGCCGCATGGCCCTTGGGCTGGAGCGCCTGCTCGGCGAGCGGATTACGGCCGGGGTGGTGGCCGTCAAGGAAGGCTACCTGGAAACGCTCTCGCGCATCCGGCTCCTGGAGGCGGCCCATCCCGTGCCCGACGCCCGGGGCGAGGCGGCGGCCCGGGAAGTCCTGGCCATGGCGCGGGAAGCCGGCCCGGACGATCTGGTCATCGTTTTGGTCTCGGGCGGCGGTTCGGCCATTCTCGCCGCCCCCCTGGACCTGCCCGGCCTGCCCCTGACGCTGGCCGACAAGCAGGCCGCCACCCGGGCGCTTTTGGCCTGCGGCGCGTCCATCCACGAAATCAACTGCGTGCGCAAAAAGCTTTCGGCCGTCAAAGGCGGGCGGCTGGCCGCGGCCATCGCCCCGGCCGACTGCCTGGGGCTGCTTTTATCCGACGTGGTCGGCGACGACCTCGACGTCATCGCCAGCGGCCCGACCGTGCCGGATTCCACCTGCGGGGCCGACGCCCTGGCCGTGGTCGAGCGCTACGGCGTGGGGGAGAGAATCGGGAAAAACGTCCTGGCCGTGCTCTCGGCCGTGGCCGACGGACGCGCCCCGGAAACGCCCAAGGCCGGGGACCCGGTGTTCGAGCATGTGCGCACGGTGCTTATCGGCACCAATTACCAGGCCTTGCTGGCCGCCCGGGACAAGGCCGCCGCCCTGGGCTACGCCACCCTGGTCCTGACCTCGCATCTGGCCGGCGAATCGCGCGAGATGGCCAACCTGTTTCTCGGCGTGGCCAAGGACATCGCCGAATACGCCATACCGCTGCCCCGGCCGGCCTGCCTCATTGCCGGCGGCGAGACCACCGTGACCCTGCGCGGCCCGGGCAAGGGCGGGCGCAACCAGGAAATGGCCCTGGCCTTTCTGGCCGGGCTGGCCGGGGAACCCCGCAACGCCGAGGAGGCCGTGTTCCTGGCCGCCTCCACCGACGGTTCCGACGGCCCCACCGACGCCACCGGGGCCTTCGCCAGCCTGGCCATCCTGCGCGAAGGCCAGAACCTGGGTCTTGATGCCCGGGCCTATCTGGCGGCCAACGACGCCTACCACTATTTCGAGGCCGTGGGCCGGCTGCTCAAGACCGGCCCCACCAACACCAACGTCTGCGACGTCAAGGTGTTGCTGGTGCCCTAG
- the nudC gene encoding NAD(+) diphosphatase: MAGNVDARTAAGQTRETPMPKPDLNLLPFSRAALSPEFAPGSPDQDRPGEPGCWIVLRENALVLTEGSLALPDGLLPVPGPFAVPPVLVGFLNGRPLRAARLEPEAALPAGLAPITASYRSPLLDERLLTLAGLARQVLHWRDRSRICPACGGAPAGIPGGFGARCTACAREYYPRIHPAVIVLISRGDDYLLVRKAGWPAGQYGLVAGFVEFSESFEECVVREVAEETGLAVAGIRYLGSQNWPFPSQIMAAFAADCVGGELVVDRTELEDAGWFSARRPPAVLPPKASIARWMLDRHAPDLVRAAGGA, from the coding sequence GTGGCCGGCAACGTCGACGCCAGGACTGCCGCCGGCCAAACCCGCGAGACGCCCATGCCCAAGCCCGACCTGAACCTGCTCCCCTTTTCCCGGGCCGCCCTGAGTCCCGAATTCGCCCCGGGTTCGCCCGACCAGGACCGGCCGGGCGAACCCGGTTGCTGGATCGTGCTGCGCGAAAACGCCCTGGTGCTGACCGAGGGCAGTTTGGCCCTGCCCGACGGCCTGTTGCCGGTCCCCGGCCCCTTTGCCGTGCCGCCGGTGCTGGTCGGCTTCTTAAACGGCCGCCCCCTGCGGGCCGCCCGTCTGGAACCCGAAGCGGCCCTGCCGGCCGGCTTGGCTCCCATCACCGCCTCCTACCGCTCGCCGCTGCTCGACGAGCGACTTCTCACCCTGGCCGGCCTGGCCCGGCAGGTGCTCCACTGGCGCGACCGCAGCCGCATCTGCCCGGCCTGCGGAGGCGCCCCGGCCGGCATCCCCGGCGGATTCGGGGCGCGCTGCACGGCCTGCGCCCGGGAATACTATCCGCGCATCCATCCGGCCGTCATTGTCCTGATTTCGCGCGGCGACGACTATCTGCTGGTGCGCAAGGCCGGCTGGCCGGCCGGCCAGTACGGATTGGTGGCCGGGTTCGTGGAATTCTCCGAATCCTTCGAGGAGTGCGTGGTCAGGGAAGTGGCCGAGGAAACCGGGCTGGCCGTGGCCGGCATCCGCTACCTCGGCAGCCAGAACTGGCCCTTCCCCAGCCAGATCATGGCCGCGTTCGCGGCGGACTGCGTCGGCGGCGAACTCGTGGTCGACCGCACCGAGCTTGAGGACGCGGGCTGGTTTTCCGCCCGCCGCCCGCCGGCCGTGCTGCCGCCCAAGGCCAGCATCGCCCGATGGATGCTCGACCGCCACGCCCCGGACCTGGTCCGCGCCGCCGGCGGCGCGTAA
- a CDS encoding RrF2 family transcriptional regulator, whose translation MRLTRAGEYAIRCVLYLAMHQDRTLIGRKEIAEAMDIPAQFLGKVAQQLAKAGVISIRQGSLGGYELARRPQDITLLAVIEAIDGEIFLNDCIQRPGSCDRQAICSVHNVWDTARRQLRDTLGSTTLAELAALEKCACRGQSCEGPRASNG comes from the coding sequence ATGCGTTTGACCCGAGCCGGCGAGTACGCCATCCGCTGTGTCCTGTACCTGGCCATGCACCAGGACCGGACGCTCATTGGGCGCAAGGAAATCGCCGAGGCCATGGACATTCCGGCCCAGTTCCTGGGCAAGGTCGCCCAGCAATTGGCCAAGGCCGGGGTCATCAGCATCCGCCAGGGTTCTCTGGGAGGCTACGAACTGGCCCGCCGGCCCCAGGACATCACCCTGCTGGCCGTCATCGAGGCCATCGACGGCGAGATCTTTTTAAATGATTGCATCCAGCGGCCCGGCAGCTGCGACAGGCAGGCCATCTGTTCCGTGCATAACGTGTGGGATACGGCGCGGCGGCAATTGCGCGACACCCTGGGCAGCACCACCCTGGCCGAGTTGGCGGCCTTGGAAAAGTGCGCTTGCCGGGGGCAGTCGTGTGAGGGGCCGCGCGCTTCGAATGGTTGA
- a CDS encoding cytochrome ubiquinol oxidase subunit I, whose amino-acid sequence MDTLMLSRLQFAFATFIHFIFVPLTLGLSIIVAMMETKYVRTGDETYKRMAKFWGKLFLINFALGVVTGITLEFQFGTNWSRYSTFVGDIFGSLLAIEATAAFFLESTFLGVWIFGWNRLSPKLHCTSIWLVACAANFSALWIILANGFMQHPVGYVIRNGRAELSSFLEVITNPYGWNAFLHTVTGSWALAGFFVIGVSAWHLLRKQHVDFFTKSFRIAAGFALVSTLLVAAVGHRQGNIVAEVQPAKLAAMESHWETQKNAPMYLFAVPDPDNEKNSIEIGGIPSLLSLMAFNDPAAEVKGLKDFPAEDRPPVTLTFSAFRIMVGLGTAMLILAVLAFIARHHPEEASHKLLKVFLWTIPLPYIALQAGWAVAEVGRQPWIVYGIMRTKDAVSPIAAHQVGISLAAFFVVYILLASLDIYLLAKYARSEPH is encoded by the coding sequence ATGGACACCTTGATGCTTTCCCGACTGCAGTTCGCCTTTGCGACATTTATCCACTTCATCTTCGTCCCGCTCACCCTTGGGCTTTCCATCATCGTGGCCATGATGGAAACCAAGTACGTGCGCACCGGGGACGAAACCTACAAACGCATGGCCAAGTTCTGGGGCAAACTGTTTCTGATCAACTTCGCCCTGGGCGTGGTCACCGGCATCACCCTGGAGTTCCAGTTCGGTACCAACTGGTCGCGCTATTCGACCTTTGTCGGCGATATTTTCGGGTCGCTTTTAGCCATCGAAGCCACGGCGGCCTTTTTCTTGGAATCCACCTTTCTTGGCGTGTGGATCTTCGGTTGGAACCGGCTTTCGCCCAAACTCCACTGCACGTCCATCTGGCTGGTGGCCTGCGCCGCCAACTTCTCGGCCCTGTGGATCATCCTGGCCAACGGCTTCATGCAGCACCCCGTGGGCTACGTTATCCGCAACGGCCGGGCCGAACTGTCGAGCTTTCTTGAGGTCATCACCAACCCCTACGGCTGGAACGCCTTTCTCCACACCGTCACCGGCTCCTGGGCCCTGGCCGGCTTTTTCGTGATCGGCGTGTCCGCCTGGCATCTGCTGCGCAAGCAGCATGTGGACTTCTTCACCAAGTCCTTCCGCATCGCCGCCGGCTTCGCCCTGGTTTCCACCCTGCTCGTGGCCGCCGTGGGCCACCGCCAGGGCAACATCGTGGCCGAAGTCCAGCCGGCCAAGCTGGCGGCCATGGAATCCCATTGGGAGACCCAGAAAAACGCCCCCATGTACCTCTTTGCCGTGCCCGATCCGGACAATGAGAAAAACAGCATCGAGATCGGCGGCATCCCGAGCTTACTGAGCCTCATGGCCTTCAACGACCCCGCCGCCGAAGTGAAGGGCCTCAAGGACTTCCCGGCCGAAGACCGTCCGCCCGTCACGCTCACCTTCTCCGCCTTCCGCATCATGGTGGGCCTGGGAACGGCCATGCTGATCCTGGCCGTGCTGGCCTTTATTGCCCGCCACCATCCCGAGGAAGCCTCCCATAAGCTCTTGAAGGTTTTCCTGTGGACCATCCCCCTGCCCTACATCGCGCTCCAGGCCGGCTGGGCCGTGGCCGAGGTCGGCCGCCAGCCCTGGATCGTCTACGGCATCATGCGGACCAAGGACGCCGTCTCCCCCATTGCCGCCCATCAGGTCGGCATCAGCCTGGCCGCCTTCTTCGTGGTCTACATCCTGCTGGCGTCGCTGGATATCTATCTGCTGGCCAAGTACGCCCGCTCCGAACCGCACTAG
- the cydB gene encoding cytochrome d ubiquinol oxidase subunit II yields MDLGTIWFILWGVLWAVYFILDGFDLGIGSIMPFFAKSNEEKRIMYNAMGPFWDGNEVWLITAGGVTFAAFPKTYAVMFSALYTPLMLLLFALILRGVSFEFRSKIDSPGWRKLWDTCNFLGSFLPALLLGVAFANIFKGIPIDQDGILHGNLLTLLNPYGLAGGLLFVALFAHHGALWLAFKSEGDIHDRAVALAGKLWPVVAGLVVLFLVMSLMMTQLFANYLVNPLLFIILLVAVAGLVLTMTYRKAGRILASWGASAVLIGSAALFGVVGIFPALLPSSLNPAYSLTIQNSSSTPMTLAIMLGVALVFVPIVIAYQIWTMRTFSHPVTKADLDYEEAY; encoded by the coding sequence ATGGATCTCGGAACCATCTGGTTTATCCTGTGGGGCGTGCTTTGGGCCGTCTATTTCATCCTGGACGGATTCGACCTCGGCATCGGCAGCATCATGCCGTTTTTCGCCAAGTCCAACGAAGAAAAACGCATCATGTACAACGCCATGGGTCCCTTCTGGGACGGCAACGAAGTGTGGCTCATCACCGCCGGCGGCGTGACCTTCGCCGCTTTCCCCAAGACCTACGCCGTCATGTTCTCGGCGCTCTACACGCCGCTGATGCTGCTGCTGTTCGCGCTCATTTTGCGAGGCGTGTCCTTTGAATTCCGCTCCAAGATCGACAGCCCGGGCTGGCGCAAGCTCTGGGACACCTGCAACTTCCTGGGCAGCTTCCTGCCGGCCTTGCTCCTTGGCGTGGCCTTTGCCAACATCTTCAAGGGCATCCCCATCGACCAGGACGGCATCCTGCACGGCAACCTCTTAACGCTCCTTAACCCCTACGGTCTGGCCGGCGGCCTGCTCTTCGTCGCCCTGTTCGCCCACCACGGCGCGCTGTGGCTGGCGTTCAAGTCCGAAGGCGACATCCATGACCGGGCCGTGGCCCTGGCCGGCAAGCTCTGGCCGGTGGTGGCCGGGCTGGTGGTGCTGTTCCTGGTCATGAGCCTTATGATGACCCAGCTCTTCGCCAACTACCTGGTCAATCCGCTGCTGTTTATCATCCTGCTGGTGGCCGTGGCCGGACTGGTCCTGACCATGACCTACCGCAAGGCCGGCCGCATCCTGGCTTCCTGGGGCGCTTCGGCCGTGCTCATCGGCTCGGCCGCCCTTTTCGGCGTGGTCGGCATCTTCCCGGCCCTGCTGCCGTCGAGCCTCAATCCGGCCTATTCCCTGACCATCCAGAACTCCTCGTCCACGCCCATGACGCTGGCCATCATGCTCGGCGTGGCCCTGGTCTTCGTGCCCATCGTCATCGCCTACCAGATCTGGACCATGCGCACCTTCAGCCACCCCGTGACCAAGGCCGACCTGGACTACGAAGAAGCTTACTAA